The Exiguobacterium aurantiacum DSM 6208 genome includes a window with the following:
- a CDS encoding glycosyltransferase family 2 protein, with product MNPLVSIVIPVYSRETELTELLESLVVQTFQQFEVIVINNDGPPKQHLLAPFLNRLSIRLVELGENHHVKARNRGVNEAKGNYILLLDDDDLLMPQHIEQALRDIETADLVFPDAELFRFEWKDGRRVVTDWEPFAYDLDFERLRQDSTYIPSGTLYRKRIHDKIGPFDESVYNYWDWDFILRVSEHGTIVHPARATVLYAFNGSDNLSAKQDETRRRYFDRFCQKHGLTDMEMKNFHIVQSERREFVRPTERTFTGAFPGRTEGE from the coding sequence ATGAACCCGCTCGTTTCAATCGTCATCCCGGTTTATTCGCGGGAGACGGAACTGACCGAACTGCTCGAAAGTCTCGTCGTCCAGACGTTTCAGCAGTTCGAAGTTATCGTGATCAATAATGACGGGCCGCCAAAACAACATCTTTTGGCGCCTTTTTTGAATCGCTTGTCGATTCGATTGGTAGAACTCGGAGAGAACCATCACGTCAAGGCCCGAAACCGTGGCGTGAACGAGGCGAAAGGTAATTATATTTTGTTGCTCGATGACGATGATTTGCTCATGCCACAACACATCGAGCAGGCGCTTCGAGACATCGAGACGGCCGACCTCGTCTTTCCTGACGCCGAACTGTTTCGTTTTGAATGGAAGGACGGCCGCCGTGTCGTCACCGATTGGGAACCGTTCGCCTATGACCTCGATTTCGAGCGCCTCCGGCAAGACTCGACATATATCCCGTCCGGCACGTTATACCGGAAACGGATTCACGATAAGATCGGTCCGTTCGATGAGTCGGTGTACAACTACTGGGACTGGGACTTCATTTTGCGGGTGAGTGAGCACGGCACGATCGTTCATCCGGCGCGGGCGACCGTGCTGTACGCGTTCAACGGCAGCGACAACTTGTCGGCGAAACAAGATGAGACGCGCCGCCGCTACTTTGATCGTTTCTGTCAAAAGCACGGGCTCACCGATATGGAGATGAAAAATTTTCACATCGTCCAGTCCGAGCGACGGGAATTTGTGAGACCGACAGAGAGAACGTTCACAGGGGCATTCCCCGGTAGAACGGAAGGAGAATAA
- a CDS encoding Lrp/AsnC family transcriptional regulator: protein MYTSKELELLELLEEKGYLETKMLAEMLATDVATVEAMLEKFKQDGILLGFRAMVNWQKINRHDVTAFIDVKVTPKRGRGFDEVAERIYRFPEVTALYLMSGAYDLQVVIRANSLQDVASFVSDKLSPLDSVVSTTTHFKLKTYKHDGILFTPQVEDKRLNITP, encoded by the coding sequence ATGTATACATCAAAAGAACTAGAACTTTTAGAGTTGCTTGAAGAAAAAGGATATCTCGAGACGAAGATGCTCGCCGAGATGCTCGCCACCGATGTCGCGACGGTCGAGGCGATGCTTGAGAAGTTCAAACAGGACGGGATCTTACTCGGATTCCGGGCCATGGTGAACTGGCAAAAAATCAACCGGCATGACGTCACAGCGTTCATCGACGTCAAAGTGACACCGAAACGCGGACGCGGGTTCGATGAAGTCGCCGAGCGGATTTATCGCTTCCCTGAAGTGACGGCGCTTTATTTGATGTCAGGCGCCTACGACTTGCAAGTCGTCATCCGGGCGAACTCGCTCCAAGACGTCGCCTCGTTCGTGTCCGACAAACTGTCGCCGCTCGACTCGGTCGTCTCGACGACGACGCACTTCAAGTTGAAGACGTATAAACATGACGGCATCTTGTTCACCCCGCAAGTCGAAGACAAACGGTTGAACATCACGCCATGA
- a CDS encoding aminotransferase encodes MKSLSNQVVSMKPSGIRRFFDLAQTMENVVSLGVGEPDFITPWNVREASYAALEQGYTAYSANAGLLELRQEIASYMKERFDVEYDAGTELIVTTGASQALDIAFRALLNPGDEVIVVEPAFVSYGPLIELAGGKVVPVACRPETGFRLNRDDVEAAITERTKAILLCFPSNPTGATMTGEELGQIAELATKHDLWVVSDEIYAELSYDEPFTSFATLHDMRDRTIVVNGFSKAFAMTGWRLGFTCAPEIVTREMLKVHQYGMMCAPTLVQFGGLEALRSRDQHVPKMVKSYRQRRNYFIQALNDAGLPTHVPGGAFYAFPSIRHTGLSSEEFAERLLLEERVAVVPGNAFGASGEGFVRASYATSIEQLQEAIRRIDRFMSQFEVTVTSDSQQ; translated from the coding sequence ATGAAGTCGCTATCAAATCAAGTCGTCTCGATGAAGCCGTCCGGCATCCGCCGTTTCTTTGATTTGGCACAAACGATGGAAAACGTCGTCTCCCTCGGGGTGGGGGAGCCTGACTTCATCACACCGTGGAACGTGCGTGAGGCGAGCTACGCGGCGCTTGAACAAGGCTATACCGCCTATAGCGCCAACGCCGGACTGCTCGAATTGAGACAAGAGATTGCAAGTTATATGAAAGAACGGTTCGACGTCGAGTACGACGCCGGCACCGAGCTGATCGTCACGACAGGAGCGTCTCAAGCGCTCGATATCGCGTTCCGGGCTTTGTTGAACCCTGGGGATGAAGTCATCGTCGTCGAGCCGGCGTTCGTCTCGTACGGACCGCTCATCGAATTGGCGGGCGGAAAAGTCGTCCCGGTCGCATGTCGTCCCGAGACGGGTTTCCGTTTGAACCGTGACGACGTCGAGGCGGCGATCACGGAACGGACGAAAGCGATCTTGCTCTGTTTCCCGTCGAACCCGACTGGCGCGACGATGACCGGTGAAGAACTCGGTCAAATCGCGGAGCTCGCGACGAAGCATGACCTTTGGGTCGTCAGCGACGAGATTTATGCGGAGTTGTCGTACGATGAGCCGTTCACGAGCTTTGCGACGCTTCATGATATGCGCGACCGGACAATCGTCGTCAACGGCTTCTCGAAGGCGTTCGCGATGACGGGATGGCGACTCGGCTTCACGTGCGCACCCGAAATCGTGACGCGCGAGATGCTCAAAGTTCATCAATATGGGATGATGTGTGCCCCGACGCTCGTCCAGTTCGGCGGGCTCGAGGCGTTGCGGAGCCGAGACCAACACGTCCCGAAGATGGTGAAGAGTTATCGTCAGCGCCGGAACTATTTCATTCAAGCGCTCAATGATGCCGGACTACCGACCCATGTGCCGGGAGGAGCTTTTTATGCGTTCCCGTCGATTCGGCATACGGGTTTGTCGAGTGAAGAGTTTGCCGAGCGGCTCTTGCTCGAGGAGCGGGTCGCCGTCGTACCGGGCAACGCGTTCGGGGCGAGCGGGGAAGGGTTCGTCCGCGCGAGTTACGCGACGTCAATCGAACAGTTACAAGAAGCGATTCGTCGCATCGACCGGTTCATGAGCCAGTTCGAAGTGACCGTCACATCAGACTCTCAGCAATGA
- a CDS encoding lysine N(6)-hydroxylase/L-ornithine N(5)-oxygenase family protein, whose protein sequence is MERVDFVAVGCGPYNLGLMALADKTTLRGVCYEQRAEMMWHEGMLIDGMTMQTHYLQDLVTVADPTNEASFLNYLSETGRLQTFITQERNTIPRTEYNRYLRWVAESLSTVKFGHRVSDVTADEEGYVVTVESNGQTTQLRAAHVVLGTGMTPLVPDGFEQVIHTSEYMTYRDVLKDKYRVGVVGSGQSAAEVFLDLLRDATDEQRVDWITRSDHFESLEAGKLGDEIFSVDYVRYFHSLSYSSRQALLGSFERFRHGVNPETMTAIYETMYHRTAEGGPTGQQTQLLTQVEVEAITYDWLTHQLTGKHVYTGEAVERTYDLVVVATGYRPLLPSWIDRLPIVWEAEDAWRVSETYEVQMEEKLSGKLFTHTNIEHSHGPAATNLGMAVYRNAIILNEMAGETLYKVSVQKPFTTF, encoded by the coding sequence ATGGAACGAGTGGATTTTGTCGCCGTCGGTTGTGGGCCCTACAATTTAGGGTTGATGGCGTTGGCGGACAAGACGACGTTACGAGGCGTGTGTTATGAACAACGAGCCGAGATGATGTGGCACGAGGGGATGCTGATTGATGGGATGACGATGCAAACGCATTATTTGCAGGATCTCGTCACGGTCGCCGACCCGACGAACGAGGCAAGTTTTTTAAATTATTTGAGTGAGACAGGGCGACTGCAGACGTTCATCACGCAAGAACGAAACACGATTCCTCGGACGGAATACAATCGTTACCTTAGATGGGTGGCCGAGAGCCTGTCGACCGTCAAGTTCGGTCACCGGGTGTCGGATGTGACGGCCGACGAGGAAGGGTATGTCGTGACGGTCGAGTCGAACGGACAGACGACGCAACTTCGTGCTGCACACGTCGTGCTCGGTACGGGCATGACGCCGCTCGTTCCAGACGGCTTCGAGCAAGTCATCCATACGAGCGAATATATGACATATCGGGATGTGTTGAAAGACAAGTACCGTGTCGGCGTCGTCGGGAGTGGACAAAGTGCAGCGGAAGTGTTTCTCGACTTGCTGCGTGACGCGACAGATGAGCAACGGGTCGATTGGATTACTCGGTCGGACCATTTCGAGTCGCTTGAGGCAGGGAAGTTAGGCGATGAGATTTTTAGTGTGGACTACGTTCGTTACTTTCACAGCTTATCGTACTCGTCACGACAAGCGTTGCTCGGGTCGTTCGAACGGTTCCGGCACGGGGTCAACCCGGAGACGATGACAGCGATTTATGAGACGATGTATCATCGAACGGCAGAAGGTGGGCCGACCGGGCAGCAAACACAATTACTCACGCAAGTTGAAGTCGAAGCGATCACTTATGATTGGTTGACCCATCAGTTGACAGGTAAACATGTGTATACGGGAGAAGCGGTTGAACGGACGTACGACCTCGTCGTCGTCGCGACGGGATATCGTCCGCTTCTTCCGTCTTGGATTGACCGATTGCCAATCGTATGGGAAGCTGAGGATGCATGGCGAGTAAGTGAAACGTATGAGGTCCAGATGGAAGAGAAGCTAAGTGGGAAGTTGTTCACGCATACGAACATCGAACATTCACACGGTCCTGCCGCGACGAACCTCGGCATGGCGGTGTATCGAAACGCGATCATCTTGAATGAAATGGCGGGGGAGACGCTGTACAAAGTAAGCGTACAGAAGCCGTTCACAACGTTTTGA
- the yugI gene encoding S1 domain-containing post-transcriptional regulator GSP13, with protein MAKYEKDQVLKGKVTGIQPFGAFVALDDETQGLVHISEISHDYVKDVNEYVQVGQEVEVKILEVDEASKKIKLSMKATQEAPKREKSAKPARRGGQRRNEASNFKQEEAPGFTVLKDKLEDWIKNTNFKK; from the coding sequence ATGGCAAAATACGAAAAAGATCAAGTTTTAAAAGGTAAAGTAACAGGAATCCAACCTTTCGGTGCGTTCGTCGCACTCGATGACGAGACTCAAGGTCTTGTCCACATCTCTGAAATCTCACACGACTACGTGAAAGACGTGAACGAGTACGTTCAAGTCGGTCAAGAAGTTGAAGTGAAAATTCTTGAAGTTGATGAAGCTTCTAAGAAAATCAAGCTTTCAATGAAAGCGACACAAGAAGCTCCAAAACGCGAAAAGTCGGCTAAACCGGCTCGTCGTGGTGGCCAACGCCGCAACGAAGCTTCTAACTTCAAGCAAGAAGAAGCACCAGGCTTCACTGTCCTCAAGGACAAGCTCGAAGACTGGATCAAAAACACGAACTTCAAAAAGTAA
- a CDS encoding Gfo/Idh/MocA family protein gives MNIGIIGTGGIATSAHIPQYIAAGANVVAVMNRTRERGEAAARQFGIERVYGTVEAMLENETLDAVSVCTPNALHKEQVIAALAAGCHVLCEKPPAISAREAMEMLEAAKAANRTLHYGFHYRHRSDTQLLKRMIEAGELGHLYAATALALRRRGIPGWGVFTDKELQGGGALLDHGVHMLDLALYLMGYPKPVDVIGHIGQYLGTRPGVGLMGTWDPDTFSVEDTARAMVKFENGASLLFDGSFMANVGPRDTMRVELRGTEGGATLFPLHVHTEAYGALFDQTPAHLEHVDPYAVQIQTFLDACQREPEFEQGEQAVILHTIIDRIYGEA, from the coding sequence ATGAACATCGGAATCATTGGAACAGGAGGGATTGCCACTTCGGCCCACATCCCGCAATATATCGCGGCCGGCGCAAACGTCGTTGCCGTCATGAACCGGACCCGCGAGCGCGGTGAGGCGGCGGCCCGACAATTCGGGATCGAGCGCGTGTACGGGACCGTCGAAGCGATGCTTGAAAACGAGACGCTCGATGCCGTCAGCGTCTGTACGCCGAACGCGCTTCATAAAGAGCAAGTCATCGCGGCGCTTGCGGCCGGTTGCCACGTCCTTTGCGAGAAGCCGCCCGCCATCTCTGCCCGTGAAGCGATGGAAATGCTAGAAGCGGCCAAAGCGGCGAACCGGACGCTCCATTATGGGTTCCATTACCGGCATCGTTCAGATACGCAACTGTTGAAACGAATGATTGAGGCAGGTGAACTCGGTCATCTCTATGCGGCGACCGCACTCGCGCTAAGACGTCGCGGTATCCCGGGATGGGGCGTGTTCACGGACAAAGAGCTGCAAGGGGGCGGCGCGTTATTGGACCATGGCGTCCACATGCTCGACTTGGCGCTTTACTTGATGGGGTACCCGAAACCGGTCGACGTGATCGGACATATCGGTCAATATCTCGGGACACGACCGGGTGTCGGCTTGATGGGGACGTGGGATCCGGACACGTTTTCCGTCGAGGACACGGCACGGGCGATGGTGAAGTTCGAGAACGGTGCGTCGCTCTTATTTGACGGGAGCTTCATGGCCAACGTCGGTCCAAGAGACACGATGCGGGTCGAATTACGGGGTACGGAAGGCGGGGCGACACTTTTCCCTCTCCACGTCCACACGGAAGCGTACGGTGCACTGTTCGATCAGACGCCGGCCCATCTCGAACATGTCGACCCGTATGCCGTCCAAATTCAAACGTTCCTTGACGCCTGCCAGCGAGAGCCGGAGTTTGAGCAAGGGGAACAGGCTGTCATCCTGCACACGATCATCGATCGCATCTACGGGGAGGCGTGA
- a CDS encoding iron-containing alcohol dehydrogenase, giving the protein MHNFEYKNPTKLIFGTHQIEKLAGELKALDAKKVMLVYGGGSIKKNGTYEEVVAELNNADIDFVDFSGVEPNPRIETVRRAVKQAREENIDALLAVGGGSVIDCTKLISAAIPYDGDAWDIVLRDHIPTEAVPFGTVLTLAATGSEMNSGSVITNWETQEKYGWGHPLVYPTFSILDPRYTVSVPKDQTIYGIVDMMSHCFEQYFHPNDAPVQERMTEGVLKAVVESAPQLVDDLENVDLRAIILFSGTIALNGVLQMGASGDWASHNIEHAVSAVHDIPHAGGLAILFPRWMEHVLDEGNAARFARLGTEVFDVESGENDMETAQRTIQAIRAFFDKLGAPSSLRDYDIDESTFEAILDSAMKRGSFGRFRTLEREDVAAILELSK; this is encoded by the coding sequence ATGCACAACTTTGAATACAAAAACCCGACGAAACTCATTTTCGGGACACATCAAATCGAAAAATTGGCCGGTGAGCTCAAAGCGCTCGACGCGAAGAAAGTGATGCTCGTCTATGGAGGCGGGAGCATCAAAAAGAACGGGACGTATGAAGAAGTCGTCGCCGAATTGAACAACGCCGACATCGACTTCGTCGACTTCTCGGGCGTCGAACCGAACCCGCGTATCGAGACGGTGCGCCGTGCGGTCAAACAAGCGCGTGAAGAAAACATCGACGCCTTGCTCGCCGTAGGGGGCGGATCGGTCATCGACTGCACGAAACTGATCTCGGCGGCCATTCCGTACGATGGCGACGCATGGGACATCGTGCTCCGCGACCACATCCCGACAGAAGCGGTCCCGTTCGGAACGGTGCTCACGCTCGCTGCTACCGGTTCTGAGATGAACTCAGGCTCGGTCATCACGAACTGGGAGACGCAAGAAAAATACGGCTGGGGTCATCCGCTCGTCTATCCGACGTTCTCGATCCTCGACCCGCGTTACACCGTATCGGTACCGAAAGACCAGACGATTTACGGCATCGTCGACATGATGAGCCATTGCTTCGAACAATATTTCCACCCGAACGATGCGCCGGTCCAAGAGCGCATGACCGAAGGTGTGTTGAAAGCGGTCGTCGAGTCGGCGCCACAACTCGTCGATGATTTAGAGAACGTCGATTTGCGCGCCATCATCTTGTTCTCGGGCACGATCGCCTTGAACGGCGTGTTGCAAATGGGCGCATCAGGTGACTGGGCGTCTCATAACATCGAACACGCCGTCTCGGCCGTCCACGACATTCCCCACGCCGGCGGTCTCGCCATCTTGTTCCCACGCTGGATGGAGCACGTCCTTGATGAAGGCAACGCGGCGCGCTTCGCTCGCCTCGGGACAGAAGTGTTTGACGTCGAGTCAGGAGAGAACGACATGGAGACGGCACAACGGACGATCCAAGCGATCCGTGCGTTCTTCGACAAACTAGGTGCGCCGAGCTCGCTTCGTGACTACGATATTGACGAGTCGACGTTTGAGGCCATCCTTGACTCGGCGATGAAACGCGGGTCGTTCGGACGTTTCCGTACGCTCGAGCGGGAAGATGTGGCAGCCATTCTTGAGTTGAGCAAATAA
- a CDS encoding glucose-6-phosphate isomerase encodes MSTVRFDYSNALSFVGEHEIDQMQETVKALHSVIHERSGAGSDFLGWVDLPTNFDTDEFARIKAAAERIRTNSDVLVVVGIGGSYLGARAAIEMLQHSFFNVLSKEERQAPQVFFAGHNISSTYMTELLHVLKDKDVSVNVISKSGTTTEPAIAFRVLKQFMEEKYGQDGARDRIYATTDRARGALKTLADAEGYETFVIPDDVGGRFSVLTPVGLLPIAAAGIDIDALMEGARDAENAYSSPELSENEAYQYAVVRNAMYAKGKSIELLVNYEPALHYVSEWWKQLYGESEGKDNKGIFPAAVDFSTDLHSMGQYIQEGRRDLFETVIRVTNVRHTMNVPEDAQDLDGLNFLAGETIQFVNDKAAEGTLLAHTDGNVPNLVVELPEMTPYHLGYMFYFFEKACAMSGYILGVNPFNQPGVEAYKANMFALLGKPGYEEQKAELEKRLK; translated from the coding sequence ATGTCAACTGTACGTTTCGATTATTCTAACGCCCTGTCTTTCGTCGGGGAACATGAGATCGATCAAATGCAAGAAACGGTAAAAGCACTTCACTCGGTCATCCACGAACGCAGTGGGGCGGGCAGTGATTTTCTAGGCTGGGTCGACCTTCCAACGAACTTCGATACGGACGAGTTCGCCCGCATCAAAGCGGCAGCGGAGCGGATCCGTACCAACTCGGACGTTCTCGTCGTCGTCGGAATCGGCGGTTCTTATCTCGGTGCCCGCGCGGCGATCGAGATGCTCCAACACTCGTTCTTCAACGTGTTGTCAAAAGAAGAGCGCCAAGCGCCACAAGTGTTCTTTGCCGGACATAACATCTCGTCAACTTACATGACAGAGTTGCTTCACGTCTTGAAAGACAAAGACGTCTCGGTCAACGTCATCTCAAAATCAGGGACGACGACTGAACCGGCCATCGCTTTCCGTGTTTTGAAACAGTTCATGGAAGAGAAGTATGGACAAGACGGCGCCCGTGACCGCATTTATGCGACGACGGACCGGGCCCGCGGTGCCTTGAAGACGCTCGCTGACGCTGAAGGCTACGAGACGTTCGTCATTCCAGATGACGTCGGCGGCCGTTTCTCGGTCTTGACACCGGTCGGATTGCTTCCGATCGCAGCTGCCGGAATCGACATCGACGCCCTCATGGAAGGCGCCCGTGACGCGGAGAATGCGTACAGTTCACCTGAGCTTTCAGAGAACGAGGCGTATCAATATGCGGTCGTGCGTAACGCCATGTATGCGAAAGGCAAGTCGATCGAGCTTCTCGTCAACTACGAGCCGGCTCTACACTATGTCTCAGAATGGTGGAAGCAGCTTTATGGAGAGTCGGAAGGGAAAGACAACAAAGGGATCTTCCCGGCGGCGGTCGACTTCTCGACAGACCTTCACTCGATGGGGCAATACATCCAAGAAGGACGCCGTGACTTGTTCGAGACGGTCATCCGTGTCACGAACGTTCGCCACACGATGAACGTGCCGGAAGACGCGCAAGACCTTGACGGCTTGAACTTCCTTGCCGGCGAGACGATCCAATTCGTCAACGACAAGGCGGCAGAAGGGACGCTCCTCGCCCACACGGACGGAAACGTTCCGAACCTCGTCGTCGAATTGCCAGAAATGACACCGTATCACCTCGGCTACATGTTCTACTTCTTCGAGAAGGCATGTGCGATGAGCGGTTACATCCTCGGTGTGAACCCGTTCAACCAGCCAGGCGTTGAAGCGTACAAAGCGAACATGTTCGCGCTTCTCGGAAAACCGGGCTATGAAGAGCAAAAAGCAGAGCTTGAAAAGCGTTTGAAGTAA
- the ytkD gene encoding RNA deprotection pyrophosphohydrolase, with the protein MLTFTDYYHNQVELSFTHYPFSDKPLHVWVVARYGAKWVLTKHKQRGLEFPGGKVEPGEHEDDAAIREVFEETGGVVESLHYLGQYRVLGRGDTVIKNIYFAVIERFEDHPAIEETDGAVLLDELPKNLLRNHQYSFMMKDRVLPETMKVLHAKKMV; encoded by the coding sequence ATGTTGACATTCACGGACTACTATCATAATCAAGTCGAGTTGAGCTTTACCCACTATCCGTTCTCAGACAAACCGCTTCACGTCTGGGTTGTCGCCCGTTACGGCGCCAAATGGGTTTTGACGAAACATAAACAGCGAGGTCTTGAGTTTCCGGGGGGAAAAGTGGAGCCTGGGGAGCATGAAGATGACGCGGCCATCCGCGAGGTGTTCGAAGAGACCGGGGGCGTCGTCGAGTCGCTCCATTATCTCGGACAATACCGGGTGCTCGGACGGGGGGACACGGTCATTAAAAACATCTACTTCGCCGTCATCGAACGGTTCGAGGACCATCCGGCCATCGAAGAGACGGACGGCGCCGTTCTTCTCGATGAGTTGCCGAAAAATCTGCTGCGCAACCATCAGTACAGTTTTATGATGAAAGACCGGGTGCTCCCGGAGACGATGAAGGTGCTCCATGCTAAGAAAATGGTTTGA
- a CDS encoding alpha/beta hydrolase family protein — protein sequence MLRKWFDRVEVLPPYAGYPVHRGWYETRDGEDVVAYTITPKRPNGQVLFYLRGGTGRIGDVRLPRLMQFAARGFHVVAPVYRGNHGGSGKEDFGGDDLEDVLSLYDRVEKTCPTIHALGFSRGGMMALSLAAARPLTSVTSWAGVTNLAWTYEEQRTMRKMLRRMTGGDPETASEAYIERSPLFKEWQAPTLLIHGTDDEQVRLRHATAVAEKLGAQAELWVVPFAHQLPFWKKWETTERAMDWMIEKMTKK from the coding sequence ATGCTAAGAAAATGGTTTGACCGGGTCGAGGTGCTCCCGCCTTATGCGGGGTACCCGGTCCATCGTGGATGGTACGAGACGCGCGACGGCGAGGACGTCGTCGCGTATACGATCACACCGAAACGTCCGAACGGACAAGTCCTCTTTTATTTGCGCGGCGGTACAGGTCGAATCGGCGATGTGCGGCTTCCTCGCTTGATGCAGTTCGCCGCCCGCGGCTTCCACGTCGTCGCCCCGGTGTACCGTGGCAATCATGGAGGGAGCGGGAAAGAGGATTTTGGCGGAGACGATTTAGAAGACGTGTTGTCACTTTACGACCGGGTCGAGAAGACATGCCCGACGATCCACGCCCTCGGTTTCTCGCGTGGCGGCATGATGGCGCTCTCTTTGGCCGCGGCGCGCCCGCTCACCTCTGTCACGTCATGGGCGGGGGTGACGAACTTGGCATGGACGTATGAAGAGCAGCGGACGATGCGTAAGATGCTTCGCCGCATGACCGGGGGCGACCCGGAGACGGCTAGCGAGGCGTATATCGAACGATCACCGCTATTTAAGGAGTGGCAAGCCCCGACGCTGCTCATTCACGGTACCGATGATGAACAGGTGCGGTTGCGTCACGCGACGGCAGTCGCCGAAAAGCTCGGGGCGCAAGCCGAGCTGTGGGTCGTGCCGTTCGCCCATCAACTGCCATTTTGGAAAAAGTGGGAGACAACGGAACGGGCGATGGATTGGATGATCGAGAAGATGACAAAAAAATGA
- the pckA gene encoding phosphoenolpyruvate carboxykinase (ATP) has protein sequence MATTLLKIEELINGADVLRNLTVPQLVEEAIRNGEGVLTKDGALSVSTGKFTGRSPKDKFVVKDEVSNDLVDWGPVNQPIAEEKFSALLDKVLAHLETKDKLYYLEASAGADEHYTLPVRAITEYAWHNLFAKQLFLREWPTKGAFDPFTVIYAPSYKADPAVDGTNSETFILVSFAKRTILIGGTEYGGEIKKSIFSVMNFLLPEQNVLSMHCSANVNDENETALFFGLSGTGKTTLSADTERHLIGDDEHGWSPDGIFNIEGGCYAKTINLSRENEPQIYDAIRFGSLIENVVLNDDRSPDYKNISLTENTRAAYPINYIDNAMLPSRAGHPNTIVFLTADAYGVLPPISKLTKEQAMYHFLSGYTSKLAGTERGVTEPQATFSTCFGSPFLPLAPERYADMLGKLIEKHEVDVYLVNTGWTGGAYGEGSRMKLAYTRAMVNAAVNGELRDVKTMRHDIFNVEIPLDIPGVPQDVLNPRETWKDAERYDVEAKALAHKFQDNFKRFTKASESVVAAGPIVF, from the coding sequence ATGGCGACAACGCTCCTGAAAATCGAAGAATTAATTAACGGTGCCGATGTATTACGGAACTTGACGGTTCCGCAACTAGTGGAAGAGGCCATTCGCAACGGGGAAGGCGTACTGACAAAAGACGGGGCTTTATCCGTCAGTACCGGCAAATTCACAGGACGGTCACCAAAGGACAAATTCGTCGTGAAAGATGAAGTTAGCAACGACTTGGTCGACTGGGGTCCAGTCAACCAACCGATCGCCGAAGAGAAGTTTTCGGCACTGCTCGACAAAGTGCTCGCCCACCTCGAAACGAAAGACAAGCTCTACTACCTCGAGGCGTCAGCCGGGGCTGACGAACATTACACGTTACCGGTACGGGCCATCACAGAATACGCATGGCACAACTTGTTCGCCAAGCAGTTGTTCTTACGGGAATGGCCGACTAAAGGCGCCTTTGACCCGTTCACGGTCATCTATGCGCCGAGTTATAAGGCTGATCCTGCCGTTGACGGGACGAACTCCGAGACGTTCATCCTCGTCTCGTTCGCCAAACGTACAATTCTGATCGGGGGAACAGAATACGGTGGCGAAATCAAGAAGTCCATTTTCTCGGTCATGAACTTCCTGTTGCCTGAGCAAAACGTCCTCTCGATGCATTGCTCGGCAAACGTCAACGATGAGAACGAGACAGCCCTCTTCTTCGGACTGTCCGGGACTGGGAAGACGACGCTTTCAGCTGACACGGAACGCCACCTCATCGGGGATGACGAGCACGGTTGGTCACCGGACGGTATCTTCAACATCGAGGGTGGTTGCTACGCGAAGACGATCAACTTGTCACGCGAGAACGAACCGCAAATCTATGATGCGATCCGCTTCGGATCACTCATCGAGAACGTCGTGTTGAACGATGACCGGTCCCCGGACTATAAAAACATCTCATTGACGGAGAACACGCGCGCGGCATATCCGATCAACTACATCGATAACGCCATGCTTCCATCGCGAGCCGGTCATCCGAACACAATCGTCTTCTTGACGGCCGATGCTTACGGGGTGTTGCCTCCAATCAGCAAGCTGACGAAAGAACAGGCGATGTATCACTTCCTCTCTGGATATACGTCCAAGCTGGCCGGCACCGAGCGCGGTGTCACCGAACCGCAGGCGACGTTCTCGACTTGCTTCGGCTCACCGTTCTTGCCGCTCGCACCAGAGCGCTACGCTGATATGCTCGGCAAGTTGATCGAGAAGCATGAGGTCGACGTCTATCTCGTCAACACCGGCTGGACGGGCGGCGCGTACGGAGAAGGATCGCGCATGAAGCTCGCCTATACACGGGCGATGGTGAACGCGGCCGTCAACGGCGAACTACGTGACGTCAAGACGATGCGGCACGACATCTTCAACGTGGAGATCCCGCTCGACATCCCAGGCGTGCCTCAAGACGTGCTCAATCCACGGGAGACGTGGAAAGATGCTGAACGTTACGATGTCGAGGCGAAAGCGCTCGCTCATAAGTTCCAAGACAACTTCAAACGATTCACAAAAGCGAGTGAGTCGGTCGTCGCGGCCGGCCCGATCGTCTTCTAA